AACTTTTACGATATCCTGAGGATAGATCACGTGGTGGGTTTGTTTCGTATTTGGAGCATTCAGGTGAGCGAGCCGCAGGAAAATAAAGGCCTGCATGGCTTCTTCGACCCGCATGAGGAGCATAAGTGGTCCGAGCATGGCCGCAGGATATTGAATTTCATCCTAAGCAATACCCGGATGCTTCTTTGCGCCGAAGATCTGGGAGTGATCCCCCGGGCGTGCACCGAGGCGCTCAAGGAAATGTGTATCCCCGGCAATGAGGTGCAGCGTTGGGTCAAGGACTGGCAGGTAAAGCACGATTTCCTTTCCCCCGAGGAATACCGGTTATTCTCCGTTTCTATGCTTTCTACGCACGATACCACCAATTGGCCGGCGTGGTGGGAGAATGAGGCCGGGACTATCGATGAGGGGCTCTTTTTGAGGAAATGCGTTGATCGGGGGATAGACTTCAATTACGTGAAAGATAAATTGTTCGATCCCGGCCTTTCCCGGCACGGCCGCTTAAGATGGCGGGAGGATATCAATTGCGTCGATACCCTGGTGTATATCCTCGGCAGGCGCAGGGAAGAGTTAATGGATTTTATCGATCTTTATGAGAACAGTTTCCAGGAGAAAGAGAAACTCTGGCATAATCTCGGTTTGGAAGGCCCTATGCAGGAGAAATGCGAGGCCAACATTCTCAAACTGGTGTTCAAGGAGAATCTGGCTACGGATTCCGTGTTTTGCGTAAATTTGATCAATGACCTGGCATATCTTGGAGGCATATTCACGCAAGACCCGTATCAGTGCAGGATAAATACCCCGGGAACAGTGAGCCCGGATAATTGGTCTTTAGTCGTCCCTTTGCCGCTGGAAGGGCTGCTTAAATCCGGCCTGGCCGGGGAGATCAAAAAAATGGTTGAGGACTCCGGGCGGTGTTGATATAATTACATAGGAAGAATCTCGTCTAAAGTGCGGGCCCGGTGTAAAATGCACGCTTGGGCGAGTTTGAAAAAGGAGAGGCCCCGCGTATTCCCTCGGGACCGAATGCCTGCCTGCCGGCAGGCAGGCTCGCTTTGCCGAGCTTACATTTGAGGAGCCTTATGGAAAAAACCAAATTCCTGCTAAGTGAGAAAGATATCCCGCAGCAATGGTATAACGTGGCAGCGGACCTGCCGTTTCCGCTTCCTCCTCCGATACATCCCGGGACCAAGAAACCTTTGAATCCCTCCGATCTGGCCCCGATATTTCCCATGAGTTTGATCCGGCAGGAGATGAGCCGGGATAAATGGATCGATATCCCGGATGAGGTCAGGCAGGTTTACGGTATCTGGAGGCCTACCCCTCTTAAGAGAGCGGTCCGTTTGGAAAAGGCGCTAAAGACAAAATGCCGCATTTATTTTAAGGATGAGAGTGTTTCTCCGGCGGGAAGCCATAAGCCCAATACCGCGGTCCCCCAGGCGTATTATAACAAGAAAGAAGGGGTTAAGTGCCTGTGCACTGAGACCGGCGCCGGGCAGTGGGGCAGCGCGTTAAGTTTTGCCTGTCATATGTTCGGGTTGAAATGCCGGGTTTATATGGTCAAGGTGAGTTATCACCAGAAGCCTTTCCGCAAATCGTTGATGCATATCTGGGGATCGGAAGTTATTCCGTCGCCATCTGATCTTACTGAGAGCGGAAAGATGGTCCTGAAACAGGACCCGCATTGTCAGGGGAGTCTGGGGATCGCGATTTCCGAGGCGGTAGAGGACGCGGTAAAAAGCAAGAACGCCCATTACGCCCTGGGCAGTGTGCTTAACCATGTCCTGCTGCACCAGACAGTGATCGGATTGGAAACAAAGATGCAGCTCAAGCTGGCGGGCGAGAAACCGGATTATCTGCTTGCCTGCGTCGGCGGAGGGAGCAATTTCGGAGGATTCGCTTTTCCATTCGTCAAGGACCGGCTGAAGAACGGGGATCTGCGCATAATCGCGGTCGAACCTACAGCCTGCCCCAGCCTGACCAAAGGGCTGTACGCCTATGATTTCGGGGATATCGCCGGGTTGACCCCGTTGTTGAAGATGTGCACCCTGGGGTATAAATTCATTCCCGCGGGGATCCACGCCGGAGGCCTGCGTTATCATGGTATGTCGCCGATGGTCAGCGCGCTTTACGCGAAAAAGATAATCGAGGCGGTTGCCGTGGAGCAGTTGGGCATATTCCAGGCCGCGCGTTTGTTCGCCGAGACAGAAGGGACCATCCCCGCGCCGGAGACCGCGCACGCGATCAAGGCGGCGATCGATGTGGCTAAACGCGAGAAGAAATCCAAGTGCATCGTTTTTAATTTCAGCGGGCACGGGTTCCTGGACCTGGCCTCGTATGATAAATTCATGTCCGGGGAACTGACGAATTACGCCCATCCGGTAAGTGAGATCAAGAAGGCGCTAAGCGCGCTTCCTAAATTATAGAGAGAATGATGGCTAAAGAATTGTTTATCGTCGGAGACCGGGTGTTGATCATCCCGGATGACGACCCTGACCGGACTGACACGGGTTTGTATCTTCCTCAGGGGGTCAAGGAAAGAGAAAAGGTCCAGGCCGGTACTATTTTTAAGACCGGCCCGGGGTATCCCATACCTGACCCGGCTGAGCTGGAGGTGGAGCCCTGGCAGTCGACCAAGGTCGACGGAAAATATTTCCCGCTGCAGGCTAAGGCCGGGGACTACTGTGTTTTTCTGAGGAATGCCGGGATCGAAGTCGATTTCGAGGGGAAGAAATACATCGTAGTCCCGCATTCGGCTATTCTGGTCATCCAGCGCGATAATTTTTAAATATCCTGCCGGATTTTCCGGTCCTGCCCACTTGAAACTATGCCGAAAAAGATCAATCTGCTTTATGTGATCACTAAACTGGAGATGGGCGGAGCGCAACGGCATTTGCTGGAACTTTGCCGTCATCTGGACAAAGAAAAATTCAATGTTTTCCTTTTTACCGCCGCGCAAGGCGTTCTGCTGGAAGATTTCCTTTCGGTAAACAACCTGAATATCAAAAGATCCTCCAATCTTGAGCGCAGCATAAATCCGCTCAAAGACATCGCGGCGCTCTTCGAGATATTTCACTTTATCCGCAAAAACAATATCCAGCTCGCGCATACCCATAGCTCAAAGGCCGGCATAATCGGAAGGATCGCGGCGCGGCTTGCCGGGGTAAAGATAGTGATCCATACGGTGCATGGATGGCCGTTCAATGACTTTCAGGGGTATTTATCCTCGAGATTGTTCGTTCTGATGGAGCGCGTTTGCGCAATGTTTACCGATAAGATAATCGCGGTTTCGCAGGCGGACATTGCGAAAGGTTTAAAGAGCCGGATCGGCCGGCCGGAGAAGTACAGTTTGATCCGTTACGGCATCGATATCCCGGCGTTCGCTTCTCGCAATATTGGCATAAAACAGGAATTGGGTATTCCCGCGGATGATCCGGTAGTCGGGATGATCGCCTGTTTTAAGCCCCAGAAAAATCCTCTGGATTTTATCCGTATGGCGGAGTTGGTCCGCAAGGCTCATCCCAGGGCGAGGTTCATTCTTACCGGTGACGGGATACTCCGCCCCAGGATAGAAGCTCTGGTCAATGAACTGGGCCTGGCTGATAATGTGCTTTTGACCGGCTGGCGCAGGGATGTCCCGGCTATACTGTCAACGCTGGATATTTTCGCGCTCAGTTCATACTGGGAAGGCCTACCTATTGCCGTCCTTGAGGCTATGGCCGCGTCGAAACCGGTCGTGGCTACTGATACAGGCGGCATAACTGAGGTTATCCGGGATGGGGAGAACGGGTTTTTGGTAAAGCCCGGGGATATCGCCAAAATGGCCGCGAAAGTGTCGTTGCTCCTGGCTGATCGCTCTTTGCGGGAAAGGTTGGCTATGAACGCCTCCAAAAGCCTTTCCAGCGCTTTCACCACGACGGATATGTGCCGGAATACCGGCAATCTTTATTCTTTCCTGATCAAACAAGCAATGATATAATAGCACCATGCTTTTTCAATACATTTTTATCGCTTTTAGCAGTTTTTTCTTGGCTGTAGCCGCAATAATCATCAGCCGCAAAATAGTCCGGAAACGGAAGTTCCTGATTGTCAAGAACATGCCTTTGATCGGCGGTCTTTCAATCGGCCTGGCGTTTTTTATGACTTCTTGTCTGGTCTTCGGTTTTTATCCTGTTATTCCATCCAAGGTAATTGGTATTTTATCCGCATGCGGGTTAATGTTGTTTTTCGGGGTTATGGACGATGTCCGCGAGATGCCGGCTTTGCTCAAGCTGATCTTGCAGGTCATCGCTGCCGGGCTGGTGATCTTTTTCGGGGTGAGGACTAATATAGGCTTTTTGCCGGAAACAGTGAACTACGCGTTGACTTTAGTCTGGATATTAGTCATAACCAACGCGGTTAACCTGTTGGATGTAACCGACGGCCTCGCCGGAGGAACGGTTTTTTTGGCGGGAACGTCTTTTTTCATAGTCGCGGTTTTTACCGGCGATACCGCTGCCTGTTCTTTGCTCCTTTGTTTTTTGGGCGGGTTAGCCGCGTTCCTGCTGTATAATTTCCCCCCGGCAAAGATCTATATGGGCAATGCCGGAAGCCATTTTCTGGGTTTTTTTCTGGCGGTGATCGCTATTCTGCTCCAAGGTTCTTGGGCAGGGAGGGCGCCCGCGTCATTCAGCCCGTTG
This genomic interval from Candidatus Omnitrophota bacterium contains the following:
- the malQ gene encoding 4-alpha-glucanotransferase, with translation MSGLGLKEHCRNTGQEDKWERIGFSRRAGIVVPLFSVHSARSVGVGELGDLKLLVDLAKRSGNSIIQLLPMNEIGPVCCPYDSVSSFALEPLYLSLRLIPGSRKENIRRELEQLKNDFPVKGRVDYRIKAEKIKILKKIFAQTTDPGLDGLAAFCKENSFWLDDFALFRALKDFYEGKAWYDWPQAYRERESQALAGFAHCHDDELKFEKWLQWQLYQQFKEAKDYAASKGVLIKGDLPILVSRDSADVWAHTGLFKMDLDAGAPPDMYCAKGQRWGTPTYNWDRIFSQDGQYLKDKLRYAENFYDILRIDHVVGLFRIWSIQVSEPQENKGLHGFFDPHEEHKWSEHGRRILNFILSNTRMLLCAEDLGVIPRACTEALKEMCIPGNEVQRWVKDWQVKHDFLSPEEYRLFSVSMLSTHDTTNWPAWWENEAGTIDEGLFLRKCVDRGIDFNYVKDKLFDPGLSRHGRLRWREDINCVDTLVYILGRRREELMDFIDLYENSFQEKEKLWHNLGLEGPMQEKCEANILKLVFKENLATDSVFCVNLINDLAYLGGIFTQDPYQCRINTPGTVSPDNWSLVVPLPLEGLLKSGLAGEIKKMVEDSGRC
- a CDS encoding TrpB-like pyridoxal phosphate-dependent enzyme, coding for MEKTKFLLSEKDIPQQWYNVAADLPFPLPPPIHPGTKKPLNPSDLAPIFPMSLIRQEMSRDKWIDIPDEVRQVYGIWRPTPLKRAVRLEKALKTKCRIYFKDESVSPAGSHKPNTAVPQAYYNKKEGVKCLCTETGAGQWGSALSFACHMFGLKCRVYMVKVSYHQKPFRKSLMHIWGSEVIPSPSDLTESGKMVLKQDPHCQGSLGIAISEAVEDAVKSKNAHYALGSVLNHVLLHQTVIGLETKMQLKLAGEKPDYLLACVGGGSNFGGFAFPFVKDRLKNGDLRIIAVEPTACPSLTKGLYAYDFGDIAGLTPLLKMCTLGYKFIPAGIHAGGLRYHGMSPMVSALYAKKIIEAVAVEQLGIFQAARLFAETEGTIPAPETAHAIKAAIDVAKREKKSKCIVFNFSGHGFLDLASYDKFMSGELTNYAHPVSEIKKALSALPKL
- a CDS encoding co-chaperone GroES family protein; the encoded protein is MMAKELFIVGDRVLIIPDDDPDRTDTGLYLPQGVKEREKVQAGTIFKTGPGYPIPDPAELEVEPWQSTKVDGKYFPLQAKAGDYCVFLRNAGIEVDFEGKKYIVVPHSAILVIQRDNF
- a CDS encoding glycosyltransferase family 4 protein; its protein translation is MPKKINLLYVITKLEMGGAQRHLLELCRHLDKEKFNVFLFTAAQGVLLEDFLSVNNLNIKRSSNLERSINPLKDIAALFEIFHFIRKNNIQLAHTHSSKAGIIGRIAARLAGVKIVIHTVHGWPFNDFQGYLSSRLFVLMERVCAMFTDKIIAVSQADIAKGLKSRIGRPEKYSLIRYGIDIPAFASRNIGIKQELGIPADDPVVGMIACFKPQKNPLDFIRMAELVRKAHPRARFILTGDGILRPRIEALVNELGLADNVLLTGWRRDVPAILSTLDIFALSSYWEGLPIAVLEAMAASKPVVATDTGGITEVIRDGENGFLVKPGDIAKMAAKVSLLLADRSLRERLAMNASKSLSSAFTTTDMCRNTGNLYSFLIKQAMI
- a CDS encoding undecaprenyl/decaprenyl-phosphate alpha-N-acetylglucosaminyl 1-phosphate transferase, which encodes MAVAAIIISRKIVRKRKFLIVKNMPLIGGLSIGLAFFMTSCLVFGFYPVIPSKVIGILSACGLMLFFGVMDDVREMPALLKLILQVIAAGLVIFFGVRTNIGFLPETVNYALTLVWILVITNAVNLLDVTDGLAGGTVFLAGTSFFIVAVFTGDTAACSLLLCFLGGLAAFLLYNFPPAKIYMGNAGSHFLGFFLAVIAILLQGSWAGRAPASFSPLFILGLPIFYIVSMMWVHLQKGRSLFIKINGYPAGRTYASVYAQRMDLCMMLGFCFILCCAGVLVSRFSNPVFCFL